Proteins from a genomic interval of Phycisphaerae bacterium RAS1:
- a CDS encoding Type II/IV secretion system protein, with protein sequence MATVHIDRLLETCIRSGASDIHIHVGRPPVLRLHGRLRSLETKVLEPDDSVALMKSVTPERNQQELQEEGGTDFGFAFGDKGRFRVSVFRQKGNISMVLRLIPNKLLTFEEIGLPKVVRDLMARPRGLFLVTGPTGSGKTTSLATMLDYINTYMDRHIISVEDPIEYYHNHKKSCFSQREVGVDVPSFSEALRRSLRMDPDVILVGEMRDLETIEAAIRAAETGHLVFATLHTTGCQGTINRIIDAFPVNQQEQIRVQLSTTLLAILSQTLVPKTGGVGRKAAYEFLMITPAIANLIRENKTYRIDSAIQTGKKFGMQLLDDHLWQLFDSGECPADECIERARQPAEFEEKVDAKRKGQAGAGGLLHKKEEPPPEEKK encoded by the coding sequence GTGGCCACTGTTCACATAGATCGCCTCCTCGAAACCTGCATCCGCTCCGGCGCGTCGGATATTCACATCCACGTCGGGCGTCCGCCGGTGTTGCGGCTGCACGGCCGGCTGCGCAGCCTTGAGACGAAGGTCTTGGAGCCCGACGACAGCGTCGCGCTGATGAAGTCGGTCACGCCCGAGCGCAACCAGCAGGAGCTTCAGGAAGAGGGCGGCACGGACTTCGGCTTCGCCTTCGGCGACAAGGGTCGGTTCCGCGTGTCCGTCTTCCGGCAGAAGGGCAACATCTCGATGGTGTTGCGCCTGATTCCGAACAAGCTGCTGACGTTCGAGGAGATCGGCCTGCCGAAGGTGGTGCGCGACCTGATGGCCCGGCCGCGCGGGCTGTTCCTGGTGACGGGGCCGACCGGCTCGGGCAAGACGACTTCGCTGGCGACCATGCTGGACTACATCAACACGTACATGGACCGGCACATCATCAGCGTCGAAGACCCGATCGAGTATTACCACAATCACAAGAAATCGTGCTTCTCACAGCGCGAGGTGGGCGTTGACGTGCCCAGCTTCTCCGAGGCGCTGCGCCGCTCGCTGCGCATGGACCCGGACGTGATCCTCGTCGGCGAAATGCGCGACCTGGAAACGATCGAAGCCGCGATCCGGGCCGCCGAAACCGGCCACCTGGTGTTCGCCACGCTGCACACCACCGGCTGCCAGGGCACGATCAACCGCATCATCGACGCCTTCCCGGTGAACCAGCAGGAGCAGATCCGCGTGCAGCTTTCGACCACGCTGCTGGCGATCCTGTCGCAGACGCTGGTGCCCAAGACCGGCGGCGTCGGGCGAAAGGCGGCCTACGAGTTCCTGATGATCACGCCCGCCATCGCCAACCTGATCCGCGAGAACAAAACGTATCGCATCGACTCCGCCATCCAGACCGGCAAGAAATTCGGCATGCAGCTTCTCGACGACCACCTCTGGCAGCTCTTCGACAGCGGCGAGTGCCCGGCCGATGAGTGCATCGAACGCGCCCGCCAGCCAGCGGAGTTCGAGGAGAAGGTTGACGCCAAGCGGAAGGGCCAGGCCGGCGCCGGCGGGCTGCTGCACAAGAAGGAAGAGCCGCCGCCGGAGGAGAAGAAGTAG
- the tmk_3 gene encoding Thymidylate kinase: MNLAGKFIVFDGPDGAGKGAQLDRLERRITAAGGRCCRARDPGGTAIGERVRHLLLDFDLNEMAPRCEAMLFMASRAQLLHEVIRPALQRGETVLCDRFISSTCAYQVASGTPRELVIRLGALAVDDNWPDLTVVLDVPPEVGFARTGRDPRHVGRNARRGDAAHVAGQKSMFDGAAPDAIERRPLEYHRRVRSLYLELPDVYPAPVVVLDASREAEAVFSDIERELARRFG; this comes from the coding sequence GTGAACCTCGCCGGAAAATTCATCGTCTTCGACGGCCCCGACGGCGCCGGCAAGGGCGCACAGCTCGACCGCCTCGAGCGCCGGATCACGGCCGCCGGCGGCCGCTGCTGTCGCGCGCGGGACCCCGGGGGAACGGCGATCGGCGAGCGCGTGCGGCACCTTCTGCTGGACTTCGATCTGAATGAAATGGCCCCGCGCTGCGAGGCGATGCTTTTCATGGCATCGCGCGCCCAACTACTGCACGAAGTGATCCGCCCCGCGCTCCAGCGCGGCGAGACGGTGCTCTGCGACCGCTTCATCTCCTCGACCTGCGCCTACCAGGTCGCCTCCGGTACGCCGCGCGAGCTGGTGATTCGGCTTGGCGCGCTCGCCGTGGACGACAACTGGCCCGACCTGACGGTCGTGCTCGACGTGCCACCAGAGGTGGGCTTTGCCCGCACCGGGCGTGACCCGCGGCACGTCGGCAGGAACGCGCGGCGCGGCGACGCGGCCCACGTGGCCGGGCAGAAGTCGATGTTCGACGGCGCCGCGCCCGACGCAATCGAGCGCCGCCCCCTGGAGTACCATCGCCGCGTGCGTTCGCTGTATCTCGAGTTGCCGGACGTCTACCCCGCCCCGGTGGTTGTTCTGGATGCGTCGCGCGAGGCGGAGGCGGTTTTCAGTGATATCGAGCGCGAGCTGGCGCGGCGGTTCGGGTAG
- the yicI_2 gene encoding Alpha-xylosidase gives MARLSPGGRDIERTIRLITSLEWSLVLPLVFSLAAAATARGDSRLELDPRSGRICLRRIDAKEKPDCRVRLAPPHVDGRPQADFTAAPAASAPAGASFDNAAVRITLEPPDGSSHAIIYSARDGAPHDIEICIEDNSSYYGGGERFNALNQKGFILPMASIDRPEPKGVVSYKPVPLYMSTRGYGLWVDSFAPGEFDLNATDRDHVRLRYRAARVRIVLIDGPDFATILNEFTRLSGRPRVPPVWSLAPWKSRNIHNNRDEVLADAELTRKHDLPGSMIVIDSPWETCYNDFTLNERQFTQPAAMFDRVRELGFYPCLWLTPFVNVENVVDTPGIEPGPCANFEEGRQRGFFVKQPGGEPMIVAWWKGRGALVDFTNPAAKEWWLAQLDKMRPWGVRALKCDDGEGNFVQDAVFFDGTPAAEMKNRYAKLYLEAAQEWIDTRLDGDGVLHSRCGFSGTQRQPFGWAGDNDATFSFENGLPGVILAGQNTALSGLPLWGHDIAGYMGTPSEELFIRWTQFGALSPMMQVHMTCNRGPWDFGDRALAIYRDFATLHMRLTPYVMDAAVEASRSGMPIIRPMVLAFPGDREAAAHQYQYMFGPDLLFAPMYQPGTRRSVYLPKQSDGAAWLDYWTGQPHDGGQPIELDVPLERAALFVRGGAIICTLPAEIDTLIPRFEGVGADVMSIDDRRVIEVWPGPDREIQTFEGIGAVSRESGRLVDLQSKRARPVELRFMRGGVQDVVKRAVEAAPAKATYGPE, from the coding sequence ATGGCGCGCCTAAGCCCCGGAGGCCGGGATATCGAACGGACGATCCGGTTGATCACGTCACTCGAATGGTCGCTCGTCTTGCCGCTCGTCTTCTCGCTCGCCGCCGCGGCCACGGCACGCGGCGACTCGCGCCTCGAACTTGATCCGCGATCGGGACGAATTTGCCTTCGCCGAATCGATGCCAAAGAGAAACCCGATTGCCGCGTTCGCCTCGCGCCGCCGCACGTGGACGGCCGGCCTCAGGCCGATTTCACCGCCGCCCCGGCCGCTTCCGCGCCGGCGGGCGCCTCGTTCGACAACGCCGCCGTCCGCATCACCCTTGAACCGCCGGACGGAAGCTCTCACGCGATCATCTACTCCGCTCGCGACGGCGCGCCGCACGACATCGAGATTTGCATCGAGGACAACTCCAGCTACTACGGCGGCGGCGAGCGCTTCAACGCGCTGAACCAGAAGGGCTTCATCCTGCCGATGGCCAGCATCGATCGGCCCGAGCCGAAGGGCGTCGTCAGCTACAAGCCCGTGCCGCTTTATATGAGCACGCGCGGCTACGGACTCTGGGTGGACAGCTTCGCGCCCGGCGAGTTCGACCTGAACGCGACCGATCGCGATCACGTGCGGCTGCGCTATCGCGCCGCGCGGGTGCGCATCGTGCTGATCGACGGCCCGGACTTCGCGACGATCCTGAACGAGTTCACGCGGCTCAGCGGCCGGCCGCGCGTTCCGCCGGTGTGGAGCCTGGCTCCGTGGAAGAGCCGCAACATCCACAACAACCGCGACGAGGTGCTGGCCGACGCGGAGCTGACCCGCAAGCACGACCTGCCCGGCTCGATGATTGTGATCGATAGCCCGTGGGAGACCTGCTACAACGACTTCACGCTGAACGAGCGGCAGTTCACGCAGCCCGCGGCCATGTTCGACCGCGTGCGCGAGCTCGGATTCTATCCCTGCCTGTGGCTGACGCCGTTCGTCAACGTCGAAAACGTCGTCGACACACCGGGCATCGAGCCCGGCCCGTGCGCGAACTTCGAGGAGGGCCGGCAGCGCGGGTTTTTCGTCAAGCAGCCCGGCGGCGAGCCGATGATCGTGGCGTGGTGGAAGGGGCGCGGGGCGCTGGTCGATTTCACCAACCCGGCGGCAAAGGAATGGTGGCTGGCACAACTGGACAAGATGCGGCCATGGGGCGTGCGGGCGCTCAAGTGCGACGACGGCGAAGGCAACTTCGTGCAGGACGCGGTCTTCTTTGACGGCACACCGGCGGCCGAGATGAAAAACCGCTACGCCAAGCTCTATCTTGAAGCGGCGCAGGAGTGGATCGACACGCGGCTGGATGGCGATGGCGTGCTGCACTCCCGTTGCGGGTTTTCGGGCACGCAGCGGCAACCCTTCGGCTGGGCGGGCGACAACGACGCCACGTTCTCGTTCGAGAACGGCCTGCCGGGCGTGATTCTGGCCGGCCAGAACACGGCGCTCTCAGGCCTGCCGCTGTGGGGCCACGACATCGCCGGCTACATGGGCACGCCCAGCGAGGAACTGTTTATCCGCTGGACGCAGTTCGGGGCGCTCTCACCGATGATGCAGGTGCACATGACCTGCAATCGCGGGCCGTGGGACTTCGGTGACAGGGCGTTGGCGATCTACCGCGACTTCGCAACGCTGCACATGCGCCTGACGCCGTATGTCATGGATGCGGCTGTCGAGGCGTCTCGTAGCGGCATGCCGATCATCCGGCCGATGGTGCTGGCGTTTCCCGGCGATCGCGAGGCGGCGGCGCACCAATACCAATATATGTTCGGCCCCGATCTTCTCTTCGCTCCGATGTACCAGCCCGGAACGCGGCGTTCGGTCTATCTGCCGAAGCAGTCCGACGGCGCGGCGTGGCTCGACTACTGGACCGGCCAGCCGCACGACGGCGGGCAGCCCATCGAGCTTGACGTGCCGCTGGAGCGTGCGGCGCTCTTCGTCCGCGGCGGCGCGATCATCTGCACGCTGCCTGCGGAAATCGACACGCTGATTCCGCGATTCGAAGGCGTGGGAGCCGACGTGATGTCGATCGACGATCGCCGCGTGATTGAAGTCTGGCCCGGGCCGGATCGGGAAATCCAGACGTTCGAGGGGATCGGCGCCGTGTCGCGCGAGTCGGGGAGGTTGGTCGATCTGCAATCCAAGCGCGCGCGGCCGGTTGAGCTGCGGTTCATGCGCGGCGGAGTTCAAGACGTGGTGAAGCGGGCGGTGGAGGCCGCGCCCGCGAAGGCGACCTACGGCCCCGAGTAA
- the afsK_3 gene encoding Serine/threonine-protein kinase AfsK, whose amino-acid sequence MTRVAALIGILALAAGGARAAGGDYLSPEALDQAGWVKYWQLALPLERGQRIDDAYQVDDQLYFGTSAGYCIAVHVETGAIRWLRPVTNRGYRIRRPCHAGRRVVLVSPRDILQLDRRTGEEISRRELDIAASTPPATDGARVFFGSLDRRFYSYTLAEQFELWKAGTAGPITSGPAIHGDDLFVASSDGAVYACDRRTKAGRWMAYTFSAITADLVVDETAVYAASTDDSLYAFDLLTGRERWRARFSGPLRDAPLVARAGVFQYSAADGLSCVDATPQPVDDRVKWTIERGRHVAGLDARHALVLTRDGALLACDLADGRVVQELPAGGFGLAASSADGSTMVLVAGDGRVFCARPRGARPPSIQAIRDALAPRADDHAPTSQPAASQPAEPARAAAPQAAAIGGRSQISKQMQQGGAPR is encoded by the coding sequence ATGACCCGAGTTGCTGCCCTTATCGGTATTCTCGCTCTCGCTGCAGGCGGCGCTCGTGCCGCCGGCGGTGATTACCTCTCGCCCGAGGCGCTCGATCAGGCCGGCTGGGTGAAGTACTGGCAGCTCGCCTTGCCGCTGGAGCGCGGCCAGCGCATCGACGACGCCTACCAGGTCGATGACCAGCTCTACTTCGGCACGAGCGCCGGATACTGCATCGCCGTGCACGTTGAGACCGGCGCCATCCGCTGGCTGCGGCCGGTGACCAACCGCGGCTATCGCATCCGCCGCCCGTGCCACGCCGGCCGGCGCGTCGTGCTGGTCTCCCCGCGCGACATTTTGCAGTTGGACCGGCGCACCGGCGAGGAGATCTCGCGCCGCGAGCTGGACATCGCCGCCTCAACGCCGCCCGCGACCGACGGGGCGCGCGTGTTCTTCGGCTCACTCGATCGCCGTTTTTATTCGTACACGCTGGCCGAGCAGTTTGAGCTCTGGAAGGCGGGCACGGCCGGGCCGATTACGTCGGGTCCGGCGATCCACGGCGACGACCTGTTCGTCGCCAGCAGCGACGGCGCGGTCTACGCGTGCGACCGGCGGACCAAGGCGGGGCGCTGGATGGCATACACGTTTTCGGCGATCACCGCCGACCTGGTGGTGGATGAGACGGCGGTCTACGCCGCGAGCACCGATGATTCGCTCTACGCCTTCGACCTGCTCACCGGTCGCGAGCGCTGGCGGGCGCGCTTCTCCGGGCCGCTCCGCGACGCGCCGCTCGTCGCACGGGCCGGCGTCTTTCAGTACAGCGCGGCGGACGGCTTGAGCTGTGTCGACGCGACGCCGCAGCCTGTCGATGACCGCGTGAAGTGGACGATCGAGCGCGGGCGGCACGTGGCGGGCCTCGACGCCCGACATGCGCTGGTGCTGACGCGCGACGGGGCGCTGCTGGCGTGCGACCTCGCGGACGGACGCGTGGTGCAGGAGCTTCCCGCCGGCGGCTTCGGGCTGGCGGCCTCGTCGGCTGACGGATCGACGATGGTGCTGGTCGCGGGCGATGGGCGCGTGTTCTGCGCCCGGCCGCGCGGCGCCAGGCCGCCGTCGATCCAGGCCATCCGCGACGCGCTCGCCCCGCGCGCGGATGATCACGCCCCGACTTCGCAACCGGCCGCGTCGCAGCCGGCCGAGCCGGCGCGCGCCGCCGCGCCGCAGGCTGCCGCGATCGGCGGTCGATCCCAAATCTCCAAGCAGATGCAGCAGGGCGGCGCGCCGCGCTGA
- the sodA_2 gene encoding Superoxide dismutase [Mn] produces the protein MAFELPPLPYAYNALEPHIDARTMEIHHTKHHQAYITNVNKALEAHPDLAARPVEALLRDVHSVPEAIRQTVINNAGGHANHSLFWQLMGPGKGGAPKGALADAISSVFGTFDSFKEKFAQSAMTRFGSGWAWLGFDQQGKLHVGSTLNQDSPLMIGHVPILGLDVWEHAYYLNYQNRRADYIAAWWNVVNWDKVAELFAKHKK, from the coding sequence GTGGCTTTTGAACTTCCGCCGCTGCCGTACGCCTATAACGCCCTCGAGCCGCACATCGATGCGCGGACGATGGAGATTCACCACACCAAGCACCACCAGGCCTACATCACCAACGTCAACAAGGCGCTCGAAGCGCATCCTGACCTGGCCGCCCGGCCGGTCGAGGCCCTGCTGCGCGACGTTCACAGCGTGCCCGAGGCCATACGCCAGACCGTCATCAACAACGCCGGCGGACACGCGAATCATTCGCTCTTCTGGCAGCTCATGGGACCGGGCAAGGGCGGTGCGCCCAAGGGCGCGCTGGCCGATGCGATTAGCTCGGTCTTCGGCACGTTCGATTCGTTCAAGGAAAAATTCGCCCAGTCCGCCATGACGCGCTTCGGAAGCGGCTGGGCCTGGCTGGGCTTCGATCAGCAGGGCAAGCTGCACGTGGGCAGCACGCTGAATCAGGACTCGCCGCTGATGATCGGCCACGTGCCGATCCTGGGCCTGGATGTGTGGGAACACGCCTACTACCTGAACTACCAGAACCGCCGCGCGGATTACATCGCGGCCTGGTGGAACGTGGTGAACTGGGACAAGGTGGCGGAGCTGTTCGCCAAGCACAAGAAGTAG
- a CDS encoding ASPIC and UnbV encodes MSMRKRRGAWREDLIVTARACAPPRLQATVALLLLMSGCGSSPPASPTSHALPAATATAPAPQPPSASRPASRPAPRTPTFVDITQQTGVDFVHFNGVSQSKTLPETMGAGGGFLDFDCNHRPDILLINGGPLPGQAADAGKRSPRLYLNNSDGTFSDATEAVGLAQVDFCGMAFAAADYDHDSDIDLFLTGVGRCVLLLNEGGVLVDATASLMQYEDAGAAGGAADWSTAAAWLDFDLDHKLDLFVCNYAAWSPQAAAVPAGKGAEAYPGQTCRLFQNVGEGRLVEVTRSAGLFNPRGRSLSVVVDDLNRDFRPDLIVTNDGEPNFAYQRSGVARFEEMAAKIGFAPAGGPVRSSRGVDSCEWMNNGMPWIAIGAAAGEPLSLMTRSDKGAAFENRAAAAGLPPECGGTFGLVMADVDLDGFADLVVARDAPRERAAADAGGSALKLFRGDGGGGFADISGSVGPDFNQPGAGRGLAYADIDNDGDLDLLLTVNGGRPRLLRNDLPAPPNVVRVTLRGAWQEYDGIGCQVRCRVSSGESYTCMFRTGGSYLSQSELAATFVIGGAPGGAIDVRWPSGFFQTAGVLQGGATYVVGEGRGGVIETLPFQR; translated from the coding sequence ATGAGCATGCGGAAACGGCGCGGCGCGTGGCGCGAGGACCTGATCGTGACTGCGAGGGCGTGCGCGCCCCCGCGGCTTCAAGCAACGGTCGCACTTCTTCTGCTGATGAGCGGATGCGGGTCGTCGCCGCCGGCGTCGCCGACCTCCCACGCGCTCCCGGCCGCGACCGCAACCGCGCCCGCGCCGCAACCGCCGTCCGCCTCGCGCCCCGCGAGTCGCCCCGCGCCGCGCACGCCGACGTTCGTCGACATTACGCAGCAAACCGGCGTCGACTTTGTACATTTCAACGGCGTTTCGCAATCCAAAACGCTGCCTGAAACGATGGGCGCAGGCGGCGGATTCCTTGATTTCGACTGCAATCACCGCCCTGATATCCTGCTGATCAACGGCGGCCCGCTGCCCGGTCAGGCCGCCGACGCGGGCAAACGGTCGCCGCGGCTCTATCTCAACAACTCGGACGGCACGTTCAGCGATGCGACCGAGGCGGTGGGGCTGGCCCAAGTCGATTTCTGCGGCATGGCGTTCGCCGCCGCCGACTACGATCATGACAGCGACATCGACCTGTTTCTGACGGGCGTCGGCCGCTGCGTGCTCTTGCTCAACGAGGGCGGCGTGCTGGTCGACGCGACGGCGTCGCTGATGCAGTACGAGGATGCTGGCGCCGCGGGCGGCGCGGCGGACTGGTCGACCGCGGCCGCGTGGCTGGACTTCGACCTGGATCACAAGCTCGACCTTTTCGTCTGCAATTATGCGGCCTGGTCGCCGCAGGCCGCCGCCGTGCCCGCCGGAAAGGGCGCCGAGGCCTACCCGGGGCAAACCTGCCGGCTGTTTCAGAACGTCGGCGAGGGGCGGCTGGTAGAGGTGACGCGCTCGGCGGGGTTGTTCAATCCGCGCGGCCGCTCGCTCTCCGTAGTCGTGGATGATCTCAACCGCGATTTCCGGCCCGACCTGATCGTCACCAACGATGGCGAGCCGAACTTCGCCTATCAGCGCAGCGGCGTGGCGCGGTTTGAGGAGATGGCCGCGAAGATCGGGTTCGCCCCGGCGGGCGGACCGGTGCGGTCCAGCCGCGGCGTCGATTCGTGCGAATGGATGAACAACGGCATGCCGTGGATCGCGATCGGCGCGGCCGCCGGCGAGCCGCTGTCGCTGATGACGCGATCGGACAAAGGCGCCGCGTTCGAGAATCGGGCTGCGGCGGCTGGGCTGCCGCCGGAATGCGGCGGGACGTTCGGTTTGGTGATGGCCGACGTCGATCTGGACGGATTCGCGGATCTAGTCGTCGCGCGAGATGCGCCGCGAGAACGCGCCGCCGCGGACGCGGGCGGCTCGGCCCTGAAGCTCTTCCGCGGCGACGGCGGCGGCGGATTTGCGGACATTTCCGGCAGCGTCGGGCCGGATTTCAATCAGCCCGGAGCCGGCCGCGGACTGGCGTACGCGGACATCGACAACGACGGCGATCTCGATCTGCTGCTGACTGTCAACGGTGGAAGGCCGCGGCTCTTGCGCAACGACCTGCCCGCGCCGCCCAACGTCGTACGCGTCACGCTCCGCGGAGCGTGGCAGGAGTATGACGGGATCGGCTGCCAGGTCCGCTGTCGCGTGTCGAGCGGTGAGAGCTACACCTGCATGTTCCGCACCGGCGGGTCGTATCTCTCGCAGAGCGAGCTGGCGGCGACGTTCGTGATCGGCGGCGCCCCCGGCGGGGCGATCGACGTTCGCTGGCCGAGCGGTTTTTTTCAGACCGCCGGCGTGCTTCAGGGCGGCGCGACGTACGTGGTCGGCGAAGGCCGCGGGGGGGTGATCGAGACGCTCCCGTTCCAGCGCTAG